A DNA window from Aminiphilus circumscriptus DSM 16581 contains the following coding sequences:
- the hypD gene encoding trans-4-hydroxy-L-proline dehydratase has translation MNERVKRLRHLSFETAPSFSAERAVLVTEFYRENAGRYSVPVLRALNFKNLCEKKTIYIGEDELIVGERGPAPKAVSTFPELTCHSVEDLEVLHTRPMQRYLVDPKDVELYRNVVIPYWKGRSMRDRAFAEIPQGWKDLYEAGLFTEFMEQRAPGHTSLDGTIYRKGMLDFKKEIAETRAALDFLNDPEATEKDEELKAMDISCDAAILFAERHAALAEEMAASEKNPARREELLQIARVCRRVPAHAPRTFWEALQMYWFVHLGTITELNGWDAMSPGHLDQHLAPFYEAETASGTLDRDRAKELLSCFWIKVNNTPAPPKVGVTAAESGTYNDFTNINLGGLRPDGSDGSSEVSYIILEVMDELRLLQPQGNVQVSAKTPDRLLKAAGRVIRNGLGYPSLFNADAVVMEQIRVGKTPEDAREGGTSGCVETGAFGKEAYLLTGYLNVPKVLELVLNNGTDPLSGKKIGMETGDPRSFTSFDDLYAAFEKQLAFVVDTKIRVNNYLERMYAQYAPAPFLSVVIADCIKKGKDYYNSGPRYNTTYIQCCGIGTVTDSMSVLKKHVFEEKTVPMERLLGALAKNWEGEEQLRLFVFNRTPFYGNDDDYADDIMRRVYDSLFRTIDGKPSTKGNTYHLNMLSTTCHIYFGKKLGATPNGRFAHLPESDGTSPSHGADRKGPTAVIKSLGKMDQIKSGGTLLNQRFLPSVLAGEEGLEKLTQLVRSYFRLGGHHIQFNVVDTETLRAAQKTPMEYRDLLVRVAGYSDYFVDLDIHHQEEIIARTAQEGF, from the coding sequence ATGAACGAACGAGTGAAGCGGCTGCGGCACCTGAGCTTCGAGACCGCTCCGAGTTTTTCCGCCGAAAGGGCGGTGCTCGTGACGGAGTTCTACCGGGAGAACGCGGGACGGTATTCCGTTCCCGTGCTTCGGGCGCTGAATTTCAAGAATCTCTGCGAGAAGAAGACCATCTACATCGGCGAGGACGAACTGATCGTGGGAGAGCGCGGCCCGGCTCCCAAGGCGGTCTCCACCTTTCCAGAGCTGACCTGTCATTCCGTGGAGGATCTGGAGGTGCTCCACACCAGACCGATGCAGCGCTACCTGGTCGATCCCAAGGACGTGGAACTTTACCGGAACGTGGTGATCCCCTACTGGAAGGGGCGGAGCATGCGCGACCGCGCCTTCGCGGAGATCCCCCAGGGGTGGAAGGACCTCTACGAGGCGGGGCTCTTTACGGAGTTCATGGAGCAGCGGGCCCCCGGCCACACCTCGCTCGACGGGACCATTTACCGCAAGGGCATGCTGGACTTCAAGAAGGAGATCGCCGAGACAAGGGCAGCGCTGGACTTCCTGAATGACCCCGAGGCGACGGAGAAGGACGAGGAACTCAAGGCGATGGACATCTCCTGCGACGCGGCGATTCTCTTCGCCGAGCGCCATGCCGCCCTCGCGGAGGAGATGGCCGCTTCGGAAAAGAATCCCGCCCGAAGGGAGGAACTGCTCCAGATCGCCCGGGTCTGCCGCCGCGTGCCCGCTCACGCGCCGCGAACCTTTTGGGAGGCGTTGCAGATGTACTGGTTCGTCCATCTCGGGACCATCACGGAGCTGAACGGCTGGGATGCCATGAGCCCCGGGCACCTGGACCAGCATCTCGCCCCCTTCTACGAGGCGGAGACCGCCTCGGGAACGCTCGACCGGGACCGTGCCAAGGAGCTGCTCTCCTGCTTCTGGATCAAGGTGAACAATACCCCCGCGCCTCCCAAGGTGGGCGTCACCGCCGCCGAGAGCGGTACCTACAACGACTTCACGAACATCAACCTGGGCGGATTGCGTCCCGACGGTTCCGATGGATCCAGTGAAGTTTCCTATATCATCCTGGAGGTCATGGACGAGTTGCGTCTTCTCCAGCCCCAGGGAAACGTGCAGGTGAGTGCCAAGACTCCGGACCGTCTCCTCAAGGCGGCGGGGCGGGTCATCCGGAACGGTCTGGGCTATCCCTCGCTCTTCAACGCCGACGCGGTGGTCATGGAACAGATCCGGGTCGGCAAGACACCGGAGGATGCCCGCGAAGGCGGCACCAGCGGCTGTGTCGAGACCGGAGCCTTCGGCAAGGAGGCCTATCTTCTCACGGGATATCTCAACGTGCCCAAGGTACTCGAACTCGTGCTCAACAACGGCACAGACCCCCTGTCGGGAAAGAAAATCGGCATGGAGACGGGGGATCCCCGCTCCTTCACCTCCTTCGACGACCTCTATGCGGCCTTCGAGAAACAGCTCGCCTTCGTGGTGGACACGAAGATCCGGGTGAACAACTACCTGGAGCGCATGTACGCCCAGTACGCCCCCGCGCCGTTCCTCTCGGTGGTCATCGCCGACTGCATCAAAAAGGGGAAGGACTATTACAACAGCGGTCCCAGGTACAACACGACCTATATCCAGTGCTGCGGCATCGGTACCGTGACGGACAGCATGTCCGTTCTGAAGAAGCATGTCTTCGAGGAGAAGACCGTTCCGATGGAGAGATTGCTCGGTGCCCTGGCGAAGAACTGGGAGGGGGAGGAGCAGCTCCGGCTCTTCGTCTTCAACCGCACTCCCTTCTACGGCAACGACGACGACTACGCGGACGACATCATGCGCCGAGTCTACGACTCGCTCTTCCGCACCATCGACGGCAAACCGAGTACCAAGGGAAACACCTACCATCTGAACATGCTCTCCACCACCTGCCACATCTACTTCGGCAAGAAGCTCGGCGCCACGCCCAACGGACGCTTCGCTCACCTTCCCGAGTCGGACGGCACGTCGCCCTCCCATGGAGCGGACCGCAAGGGTCCCACGGCGGTGATCAAGTCCCTGGGCAAGATGGACCAGATCAAGTCCGGCGGAACGCTCTTGAACCAGCGCTTCCTTCCCTCGGTCCTCGCCGGGGAGGAGGGGCTCGAAAAGCTCACGCAGCTCGTGCGGAGCTATTTCCGCCTCGGCGGGCACCACATCCAGTTCAACGTGGTGGACACGGAGACGCTCCGTGCCGCCCAGAAGACTCCCATGGAATACCGGGACCTGTTGGTGCGCGTCGCCGGATACAGCGACTATTTCGTGGACCTGGACATTCATCATCAGGAGGAGATCATCGCCCGGACTGCCCAGGAGGGCTTCTAG
- a CDS encoding RrF2 family transcriptional regulator, with protein sequence MSTVVQISEAVSLAFHGMGLLAGPEERMSVKDMAAATGASEAHLAKVFQRLVKEGLVVSTRGPRGGFALARAPEEITLFQIYLAMEGVPRENACLLRRAECPFGSCLFGGLLADLTRQFVGYLREKTLADLRGRT encoded by the coding sequence ATGAGTACGGTGGTTCAGATTTCGGAAGCGGTGTCTTTGGCGTTCCACGGCATGGGGTTGCTCGCTGGGCCGGAAGAGCGCATGAGCGTGAAGGACATGGCCGCCGCGACAGGTGCCTCCGAAGCGCACCTGGCAAAGGTTTTTCAGCGCCTTGTCAAGGAAGGCCTCGTGGTTTCCACCCGAGGCCCCCGGGGAGGCTTCGCCCTCGCCAGGGCTCCCGAGGAGATCACGCTGTTTCAGATCTACCTGGCCATGGAAGGAGTTCCCCGGGAGAACGCCTGCCTGCTCCGTCGGGCGGAGTGCCCCTTCGGAAGTTGTCTCTTCGGCGGGCTTCTCGCGGACCTGACCCGGCAATTCGTGGGGTATCTGCGGGAGAAAACCCTTGCGGACCTGAGAGGGAGGACATGA
- a CDS encoding ATP-binding protein — protein sequence MGKNVRRIIEIDESKCDGCGQCAEACHEGAIRIVDGKAKLVSDSYCDGLGDCIGECPRGAITFVEREAAPYDEEAVKRHLAARASGGEEAEPLSGPAVSEGTLPCGCPGTAVRDLRGAPGERGKGCPGTAARSLEQRGEPLREEQRAADEAPRSAMSELANWPVQLKLVPVNAPYLQGAHLVMAADCTAFAHPDFHAAFLRGPNRVCLVGCPKLDDAAFYQEKIAAIIEANATPSISVIYMEVPCCGGLKRLVENAVEQVGRALDLRLVRVGIRGDILEDGTTRYRFRRQG from the coding sequence ATGGGAAAGAACGTGCGGCGGATCATCGAGATCGACGAGAGCAAATGTGACGGGTGCGGTCAGTGCGCCGAAGCCTGCCACGAGGGAGCGATCCGCATCGTGGACGGCAAGGCGAAGCTCGTGAGTGATTCCTACTGCGACGGACTTGGGGACTGCATCGGCGAGTGCCCCCGCGGCGCCATTACCTTTGTGGAGCGCGAGGCCGCTCCCTATGACGAAGAGGCGGTGAAGCGCCATCTGGCGGCTAGGGCTTCGGGCGGGGAAGAGGCGGAGCCTCTCTCCGGACCGGCTGTTTCGGAGGGGACATTGCCTTGCGGTTGCCCCGGAACAGCGGTGCGGGATCTGCGGGGTGCCCCCGGAGAGCGCGGAAAAGGGTGTCCCGGCACGGCCGCACGATCTCTGGAGCAGAGGGGAGAACCGCTCCGGGAGGAGCAGCGGGCCGCCGACGAAGCGCCTCGAAGTGCGATGTCCGAACTCGCCAACTGGCCCGTGCAGCTCAAGCTCGTTCCCGTGAACGCCCCCTACCTGCAGGGTGCGCATCTGGTGATGGCCGCGGACTGCACCGCCTTCGCCCACCCCGATTTCCACGCGGCTTTTCTGCGGGGTCCGAACCGGGTATGCCTCGTGGGATGTCCCAAACTGGACGATGCCGCCTTTTACCAAGAAAAGATCGCTGCTATCATAGAAGCTAACGCGACACCGTCGATTTCGGTCATCTATATGGAAGTTCCCTGTTGCGGCGGGTTGAAGCGATTGGTGGAGAACGCGGTGGAGCAGGTGGGACGTGCTCTGGACCTGCGTCTGGTGCGTGTGGGCATTCGCGGGGACATTCTGGAGGACGGAACGACGCGATATCGTTTTCGCAGACAGGGGTAG
- the hcp gene encoding hydroxylamine reductase, giving the protein MFCYQCEQTAKGTGCTAWGVCGKSPEVADLQDVLLYVTKGISMYAARARQLGAKDAGIDRFVVEALFTTITNVNFDEERMETMIRRAGAVRSEAKKLYEDACAKAGKIPEVLGGPAAFALAPDRNGLIRQGGEVNPEAFAEKRGEVVQGLHDLVLLGLKGSAAYADHAAVLGHVDDDVMGFFHDFLDFLSAETFSVEELTGKALEAGKWNIRVMELLDGANTETYGHPEPTSVRVTPVKGKAILVSGHDLRDLELLLRQTEGKGIKIYTHGEMLPCLAYPGLKKYSHLAGNYGSAWQNQREEFDAFPGPILMTTNCIQKPKDSYLGRIFTTGLVAWPGAVHIGPEKDFSPVIEAALAAPGFAEDEPEHRILVGFGRNAVMGAAGKVIDLVKAGKIRHFFLVGGCDGAKPGRSYYTDLAKQIPSDCVILTLACGKYRFNKLDFGDIEGIPRLLDVGQCNDAYSAVRIAMALAEAFQTDVNGLPLSLVLSWYEQKAVCILLSLLHLGVKNMRIGPSLPAFVKPPVLAVLQEKFNLMPITTPEEDLKAILG; this is encoded by the coding sequence ATGTTCTGTTACCAGTGCGAGCAGACGGCAAAGGGAACGGGATGCACGGCCTGGGGCGTATGCGGCAAGAGCCCGGAGGTGGCGGATCTTCAGGATGTGCTGCTCTACGTAACCAAGGGGATTTCCATGTATGCCGCCCGGGCGCGGCAGCTCGGGGCCAAGGATGCCGGAATCGACCGGTTCGTCGTGGAGGCGCTGTTTACCACCATCACCAACGTCAACTTCGACGAAGAGCGCATGGAGACCATGATCCGCAGGGCCGGGGCGGTGCGTTCCGAGGCGAAGAAGCTCTACGAGGATGCCTGCGCCAAAGCGGGGAAGATCCCTGAAGTTCTCGGCGGTCCCGCTGCTTTTGCCCTCGCGCCGGACCGGAACGGCCTGATCCGCCAGGGTGGCGAGGTCAACCCCGAGGCGTTTGCCGAGAAGCGGGGTGAGGTGGTACAGGGATTGCACGACCTGGTGCTTCTTGGGCTCAAGGGAAGCGCCGCCTATGCGGACCACGCCGCCGTGCTCGGCCATGTGGACGACGATGTGATGGGATTCTTCCACGATTTTCTCGACTTCCTCAGCGCCGAGACGTTTTCGGTGGAGGAACTCACCGGAAAGGCCCTCGAAGCGGGCAAGTGGAACATCCGGGTCATGGAACTTCTCGACGGGGCCAACACGGAAACCTACGGCCATCCCGAGCCGACGAGCGTTCGGGTGACCCCCGTGAAGGGTAAGGCTATCCTCGTCTCGGGGCACGACCTCCGCGATCTGGAGCTGCTCCTCCGGCAGACCGAAGGGAAAGGGATCAAGATCTACACTCACGGGGAGATGCTTCCCTGTCTGGCTTATCCGGGGCTGAAGAAATATTCCCACCTCGCGGGAAACTACGGAAGTGCCTGGCAGAATCAGCGCGAGGAGTTCGACGCGTTTCCCGGGCCCATCCTCATGACCACCAACTGCATTCAGAAGCCCAAGGACAGTTATCTGGGCAGAATCTTCACCACCGGGCTCGTGGCCTGGCCGGGAGCCGTCCATATCGGCCCGGAGAAGGACTTCTCTCCGGTTATCGAGGCTGCCCTCGCCGCTCCGGGGTTCGCCGAGGACGAGCCGGAGCATCGCATTCTGGTCGGATTCGGACGGAACGCCGTGATGGGTGCCGCCGGAAAGGTCATCGACCTGGTGAAGGCGGGCAAGATCCGCCACTTCTTTCTCGTGGGCGGATGCGACGGAGCGAAGCCGGGGCGCAGTTACTACACGGATCTGGCGAAGCAGATACCGTCGGACTGCGTCATCCTTACCCTCGCCTGCGGCAAATACCGCTTCAACAAGCTCGATTTCGGCGATATCGAGGGCATTCCCCGTCTTCTCGACGTGGGGCAGTGCAACGACGCCTATTCGGCGGTGCGCATCGCCATGGCCCTTGCCGAGGCATTCCAGACCGACGTAAACGGCTTGCCCCTGTCACTGGTGCTCTCCTGGTACGAGCAGAAAGCCGTGTGCATCCTCCTCTCTCTGCTGCACTTGGGAGTGAAGAACATGCGCATCGGCCCTTCCCTGCCCGCTTTTGTCAAGCCCCCTGTACTGGCGGTGCTCCAGGAGAAGTTCAACCTCATGCCCATCACCACCCCCGAGGAGGACCTGAAGGCTATCCTCGGCTGA
- a CDS encoding ROK family protein — MIRHEGGLPDISGCAVGVDLGGHKIFAARVVDGVVEESLEEATAPGRALEDVTDQIRDLSDRLAPRNVPVGVGVPSMLDLEREHALKPPNFPGWAGVPLRRLLAEKLERFVVLENDANCYALGEGWGGAARGLSDYVVFTLGTGIGGGIVLGGRLFLGSSGMGGEIGHMVVGTFEQCGCGGVGHLEAVGGADPGERHARELGLVPDLRMLWGERNGRAAPVWERLLDSYARSVASVAHIFDPQAIILGGGLSRGEGFLDALRLRVEPYLALPFKGKVELRVSELGSLAAAVGAAAQALWVRAERGGAGA; from the coding sequence ATGATACGGCATGAAGGCGGACTGCCCGACATTTCTGGATGCGCGGTGGGGGTGGACCTGGGGGGACACAAGATCTTTGCCGCCCGTGTGGTGGACGGCGTGGTGGAGGAGTCCCTGGAGGAGGCGACGGCGCCGGGCAGGGCGCTGGAGGATGTGACGGACCAGATTAGGGATCTTTCGGATCGCCTTGCCCCGAGGAATGTTCCCGTGGGGGTAGGGGTCCCGAGCATGCTCGACCTGGAGCGGGAGCACGCACTCAAGCCGCCGAACTTTCCCGGGTGGGCTGGGGTCCCTCTGCGGCGTCTTCTGGCGGAGAAGCTCGAGCGCTTTGTCGTTCTGGAGAACGACGCCAACTGCTACGCTTTGGGCGAGGGGTGGGGCGGCGCGGCCCGGGGGCTTTCGGATTATGTGGTGTTCACGTTGGGGACGGGCATCGGCGGCGGCATCGTCCTGGGAGGACGCCTGTTTTTGGGAAGCAGCGGCATGGGGGGTGAGATCGGGCACATGGTGGTCGGTACCTTCGAGCAGTGTGGGTGCGGCGGTGTGGGGCACCTGGAGGCGGTGGGCGGCGCGGATCCCGGAGAGCGCCACGCCAGGGAACTCGGCCTCGTTCCGGATCTCCGGATGCTCTGGGGCGAGAGGAACGGACGGGCAGCCCCCGTTTGGGAACGCCTGCTTGACTCCTATGCGCGGTCCGTCGCCTCGGTGGCGCACATCTTCGATCCCCAGGCGATCATCCTCGGCGGAGGGCTGAGCCGGGGCGAGGGATTCCTCGATGCACTGCGGCTCCGGGTGGAGCCCTATCTCGCACTGCCCTTCAAGGGGAAGGTGGAGCTGCGGGTGAGTGAGCTGGGGAGCCTCGCCGCGGCGGTGGGTGCGGCGGCCCAGGCTCTGTGGGTACGGGCGGAGAGAGGCGGCGCGGGGGCGTGA
- the ybaK gene encoding Cys-tRNA(Pro) deacylase has product MKKTNAVRLLDKLGIPYELMEYPVDEEDVSAENVASKVGMPLERVFKTLVARGDRTGVLVASIPGGAELDLKKLAALSGNKRVELVALKEVQPLTGYIRGGVSPLGMKKTYPYFLDESAFHADPGSWSTVPAFPLGGRISVSAGVRGCQIVLEPEDLRRATGAVTGDLIHSS; this is encoded by the coding sequence ATGAAAAAGACGAACGCCGTGCGGCTTCTGGACAAGCTGGGTATACCCTACGAACTGATGGAATATCCCGTGGACGAAGAGGACGTGAGCGCCGAGAACGTCGCCTCCAAGGTGGGCATGCCGCTGGAGCGGGTCTTCAAGACGCTCGTGGCCAGAGGCGACCGCACGGGTGTGCTCGTGGCGTCCATTCCCGGCGGCGCGGAGCTGGATCTGAAGAAACTCGCCGCCTTGAGCGGCAACAAGCGGGTGGAACTGGTAGCCCTCAAGGAAGTGCAGCCCCTCACGGGATACATCCGCGGGGGTGTCTCCCCTCTGGGCATGAAGAAGACCTACCCCTACTTTCTCGATGAAAGCGCGTTCCATGCGGACCCCGGAAGCTGGAGCACCGTTCCCGCCTTTCCCCTCGGCGGGCGCATTTCCGTGAGCGCCGGAGTCCGGGGCTGCCAGATCGTCCTGGAGCCCGAGGACCTGCGCCGTGCCACCGGCGCCGTTACGGGAGACCTGATCCACTCATCCTGA
- a CDS encoding tetratricopeptide repeat protein produces METSLPSHWGKPASLASERTRNGISCPMWQRCVLVFAILALTDPLCRISWAQSPSSSTSPAQHMTARQAYSEGIDLLRRRRIDDAVAAFRRAVEADAGFAAAWAELGLALEGLERHEQAAEALERALALRPDYSIARYILGTACNALGRWDNALGCFEEILSKHPSFVAYPEFHYQRGRALMGLHRWNDAAESMCEAVRINPNYSQAHWELARIYDMLGFAPLGEEARRTALHLDPSLRHLADLPGLEETPTLPAAATATGMTVLGK; encoded by the coding sequence ATGGAAACGTCTCTTCCCTCGCACTGGGGAAAACCGGCCAGCCTCGCGTCGGAACGGACAAGGAACGGCATTTCCTGTCCGATGTGGCAGCGATGCGTTCTCGTCTTCGCCATTCTAGCATTGACCGATCCTCTTTGCCGCATCTCTTGGGCACAGAGTCCTTCTTCCTCCACTTCTCCCGCGCAGCACATGACGGCACGCCAGGCCTACAGCGAGGGCATCGACCTCCTGCGGCGTCGGCGCATCGACGACGCCGTCGCGGCCTTTCGCCGAGCAGTGGAAGCCGACGCGGGTTTCGCCGCAGCCTGGGCGGAACTCGGGCTCGCGCTCGAAGGGCTGGAGCGTCACGAACAAGCCGCGGAAGCCCTGGAGCGAGCACTGGCCCTTCGTCCGGACTACTCCATCGCCCGGTACATCCTCGGCACCGCCTGCAACGCCCTGGGAAGGTGGGACAACGCCCTGGGATGCTTCGAGGAGATTCTCTCCAAACACCCCTCCTTCGTCGCCTATCCGGAATTCCACTACCAGCGGGGACGGGCCCTCATGGGGTTGCACCGGTGGAACGACGCGGCGGAAAGCATGTGCGAGGCCGTTCGCATCAATCCGAACTACAGCCAGGCCCATTGGGAGCTGGCGCGCATCTACGACATGCTCGGCTTCGCCCCCCTGGGCGAGGAAGCCCGTCGCACCGCCCTGCACCTCGATCCCTCCCTGCGGCACTTGGCGGATCTTCCCGGGCTGGAGGAAACACCGACGCTCCCCGCCGCCGCGACAGCGACGGGAATGACGGTTCTGGGCAAGTGA
- the deoC gene encoding deoxyribose-phosphate aldolase, translated as MEASGNGWTRETLAGTIDSTLLHPGAMPEDIRRLCEEAMEYHFASVCVNPCYVAFAAEHLSGSDVAVCTVVGFPLGANLSDVKAQEALFALRDGARELDMVLNVGLLKAGDLSGVEEDIRAVTECARGEGALVKVIIEACLLDDGEKVAACGAVERAGALFVKTSTGFGKGGATVEDVRLLRRTVGNRMGVKASGGIRILEDALRMLDAGASRLGTSSGAAIIEALPRRGHLSA; from the coding sequence ATGGAGGCAAGCGGAAACGGCTGGACCAGGGAGACGCTGGCGGGCACCATCGATTCGACGTTGTTGCACCCGGGGGCCATGCCGGAGGATATTCGTCGGCTCTGTGAGGAGGCGATGGAGTATCACTTCGCGTCGGTCTGTGTCAACCCCTGCTACGTGGCGTTTGCGGCGGAGCATCTTTCCGGGAGCGATGTGGCGGTGTGCACGGTGGTCGGCTTCCCGCTGGGCGCGAACCTTTCCGACGTCAAGGCTCAGGAGGCGCTCTTCGCCCTCCGGGATGGCGCTCGGGAACTCGATATGGTGCTCAACGTGGGACTTCTCAAGGCGGGTGACCTCTCCGGCGTGGAGGAGGACATCCGGGCCGTCACGGAATGCGCCCGGGGAGAGGGAGCGCTTGTGAAGGTGATCATCGAGGCCTGTCTTCTCGACGACGGTGAGAAGGTGGCCGCCTGTGGCGCGGTGGAACGGGCCGGAGCGCTGTTCGTGAAGACCTCAACGGGGTTCGGCAAGGGCGGCGCCACGGTGGAGGATGTGCGGCTCCTGCGGCGCACGGTGGGCAACCGCATGGGGGTGAAGGCGTCGGGGGGCATCCGTATCCTGGAGGATGCCCTCCGGATGCTCGACGCGGGGGCGAGCCGCCTTGGAACGTCTTCCGGGGCTGCCATCATCGAGGCGCTTCCACGGAGGGGACATCTTTCGGCCTGA
- a CDS encoding BMP family lipoprotein gives MQMHICGNGKGTEAGGRFFRRMGGIVAVLGMFVLAVSVALAPGVASAEVSIAMITDVGGVNDQSFNQSAWEGLQRAEKELDVKVAYIESKQDADYGPNLETLLDAGTDLIWGIGFKMADVVLDAAKQNPDQKYAIIDFAWDETPKNLVGVVFKAEQASFLVGYIAGKMTKTGKVGFVGGMSFPVIWGFEYGYRAGVMQANKNVEVLGQYAESFTDAAKGKSIANSMYQQGADIVFHAAGGAGDGVIEAAREQGKWAIGVDRDQNYLAPDNVLTSAMKRVDNAIFNVAKDLVEGKWQGGSTISYGLAEGGVDIAPTTSKHVDAALLADVEALKARIIAGEIVVPFSKETFATFEVK, from the coding sequence ATGCAAATGCACATCTGCGGTAACGGAAAAGGAACAGAAGCGGGAGGGCGTTTCTTCCGGAGGATGGGCGGTATCGTCGCTGTTCTGGGTATGTTCGTTCTTGCGGTGTCGGTCGCCCTCGCGCCGGGAGTCGCCTCGGCGGAAGTCTCCATCGCCATGATCACCGACGTGGGGGGCGTGAACGACCAGTCGTTCAACCAGTCCGCCTGGGAGGGATTGCAGCGGGCGGAGAAGGAGTTGGACGTGAAGGTCGCCTACATCGAATCGAAGCAGGACGCGGACTACGGGCCGAACCTGGAGACACTCCTCGACGCGGGAACGGATCTGATCTGGGGAATCGGCTTCAAGATGGCCGACGTGGTGCTGGACGCGGCGAAGCAGAATCCCGACCAGAAGTACGCCATCATCGACTTCGCCTGGGACGAGACGCCGAAGAACCTCGTCGGTGTGGTTTTCAAGGCGGAGCAGGCGTCCTTCCTGGTGGGGTACATCGCTGGTAAGATGACGAAGACCGGCAAGGTCGGCTTTGTGGGAGGCATGTCCTTCCCGGTGATTTGGGGCTTCGAATACGGCTACCGGGCCGGGGTGATGCAGGCGAACAAAAACGTGGAGGTACTCGGTCAGTACGCGGAGTCCTTCACCGACGCGGCGAAGGGCAAGAGCATCGCCAACAGCATGTATCAGCAGGGGGCGGACATCGTGTTTCATGCCGCCGGCGGCGCGGGTGACGGCGTCATCGAGGCGGCGAGAGAACAGGGCAAGTGGGCCATCGGCGTGGACCGCGACCAGAACTATCTCGCGCCGGACAATGTGCTCACCAGCGCCATGAAGCGGGTGGACAACGCGATCTTCAACGTGGCGAAGGATCTCGTCGAGGGGAAATGGCAGGGAGGAAGCACCATCTCCTACGGTCTCGCCGAGGGCGGCGTGGACATCGCCCCCACCACGTCGAAGCACGTGGACGCGGCGCTTCTGGCCGATGTGGAGGCACTCAAGGCGCGCATCATCGCCGGAGAGATCGTGGTGCCTTTCTCCAAGGAGACCTTCGCGACCTTCGAAGTGAAGTAG